The sequence below is a genomic window from Micromonospora aurantiaca ATCC 27029.
CGGCCGGGTTGCTCTCCCCCGGGCCGTGGTCGACGCTGCCCTCGTCCATGGGGAAGGCGAGCACGTCGGTCGGGCCGTCGCCACCCATCCAGCGGTGGTTCAGCTCCGACATGTATTCGATGTCGACGAGCAGCACGGACAGCTCGGCGAGGGGGTTGACCCCCATCTCGTCGAGGGCGTGCCGCGCGACGGCGAGCACGGCGTCGGTGTCGACGTCGACACCCGACTCGTTGGCGATCTCGATGGACAACTGTCTTCCTCTGATGATGTGACGGCTTCCGCCGGTGGGTCAGCGGCGCCGGCCGGCCCGGCCGCCCTGGGCGGTCCGCCCAGGTACGGCGTGCACGCTCTGCGCCTGCTGGGTCTCCCGCTCGGCGTCCCAGCGGGCGTACGCGTCGACGATGTCGCCCACCAGCTTGTGACGCACCACGTCGGAGC
It includes:
- the ybeY gene encoding rRNA maturation RNase YbeY, with amino-acid sequence MSIEIANESGVDVDTDAVLAVARHALDEMGVNPLAELSVLLVDIEYMSELNHRWMGGDGPTDVLAFPMDEGSVDHGPGESNPAGGEPALLGDIVLCPEVAAKQAAVAGHSAADELHLLTVHGVLHLLGYDHAEPEEEREMFGLQARLLASWRSTRSR